A single region of the Nocardioides sp. W7 genome encodes:
- a CDS encoding sigma-70 family RNA polymerase sigma factor, which yields MLSLLRPNQRRQGRQAGTTPPDPLPRSVERDQVLVAAARAGDAEAVDELYRLHLSVARGVARGLCRPDDLDDVVSEAFARVLKQISRGGGPQVSFRAYLITAVRSAAADLPRKNARLVLTDDVDEVTADTRLPDRARRDSAVRQESQLLADALGDLPARWQLVLWWTTVEQRPLSEVGQRLGINPNAAAALAFRARQGLRDAYVRLHLPAVADPSCAACRAEYVEALLARSDTPLPDDVVEHLRFCDPCRDVTDDLRDTRAGLASPA from the coding sequence GTGCTGTCGCTGCTTCGTCCGAATCAGCGACGTCAGGGACGGCAGGCCGGCACCACGCCGCCGGACCCGCTGCCCCGTTCCGTGGAGCGTGACCAGGTTCTCGTCGCAGCAGCCCGAGCCGGCGACGCGGAGGCGGTTGACGAGCTCTACCGTCTCCACCTCTCGGTCGCGCGGGGTGTCGCCCGAGGGCTGTGCCGGCCGGACGACCTCGACGACGTCGTGTCGGAGGCATTCGCACGAGTGCTGAAGCAGATCTCCCGAGGCGGCGGCCCGCAGGTCTCCTTCCGCGCCTATCTCATCACCGCGGTGCGCAGCGCCGCCGCCGATCTCCCCCGCAAGAACGCGCGCCTGGTCCTGACCGACGACGTCGACGAAGTCACAGCCGACACCCGCCTCCCGGACCGCGCCCGTCGCGACAGTGCCGTCAGGCAGGAGTCCCAGCTCCTCGCGGATGCCCTCGGCGACCTTCCGGCCCGCTGGCAGCTGGTCCTGTGGTGGACGACGGTCGAGCAGCGGCCGCTGTCGGAGGTGGGTCAGCGGCTGGGCATCAACCCCAACGCCGCCGCCGCGCTCGCCTTCCGCGCGCGCCAGGGCCTGCGCGACGCCTACGTCCGGCTCCACCTGCCAGCGGTCGCCGATCCCTCCTGCGCCGCCTGTCGCGCGGAGTACGTCGAAGCCCTCCTGGCCCGGTCGGACACCCCCCTTCCCGATGATGTCGTCGAGCACCTGCGCTTCTGCGATCCGTGTCGTGACGTCACCGACGACCTCCGCGACACTCGGGCCGGCCTCGCCTCCCCTGCCTAG